The sequence below is a genomic window from Gadus morhua chromosome 12, gadMor3.0, whole genome shotgun sequence.
CTAAGTGAGGCCAAAAGCACCTCCTCTTCACATCAAATTAGGATGATATTAATTTCTTGACCTGTCTATATGGCCATCATCATTTATGCGGTGGGACAATGTTAATCATTAGGTTTAGGCATTTTATCACACACAGATAGGCCTGCTTTAAATGAACCCTCTCCTGCTGGGCCCACTCTCAGAAGCAGATGTTCACGCATCACATTTTGCATACAGATGAGTGTGTTTTGGTGCAATTGCTGCATGCTCATTAAACCTGGCTAGGTGATTTGGTTTAGCATAATAAAACATCATTTTTGCAGCATAGTCCATATGAGGGACCAGAGGTGATAATATAGGTAATGTTTACATTATAGAATCGGTTTAGTTTTATCggtgctttattttttatagtatAGTAGTTTGAATGGGTGAGACAAAGTTACaatatctctcctctcttgaGGGCATAATTTAACCCTAATCCTCACCGCTTTATTATAGACCTTTTTCACAGTAGCAAAAACTGGTTTAGCTCATTAATTCTTAATTAAACATTCATTATTGGTCTGTTCCATTTTGGTATGGAAGTGCACCAGTATAGACAAAGTAAAAATGTATTCCCATGCTGCTGCTGCGATAGACCTAAATAAACCAACCTAAAGTAAGTTACTTTACCCTACTATTCATCTGGAAAAAGGGTCCTTTGGGTACATTTATCAAATGGTCATTTTTATCAGGGGTAAGAGCTGCACCAGTAAGTAATGGCAGTCAAAGTTTTTTAACCAAAGTTTTACCAATAGTTGGAGCTTCATTGATTGATCCAttgatttttgttttccagCCAACGGCTTTTCATCAAAAGCCGGTGAGGGAGTCCCCAGGAAACAGCTGCCCTACTCAGTGGAGACCCCTTATGGATTCCACCTCGACCTCGACTTCCTGAAATATGTTGATGACATAGAGAAAGGCAACACCATCAAAAGGGTCCACATCCACCGCAGGATCAAGGGCCCTAAATTCAGCACTCTGCCTAGGAACTTCAGTCTACCTGGGCATGGAGTACGGCCAGCCCCTAAAGACAAGGACACTTGGACTGCCACGTCCACCCTTGGGCCAAAGCCCAAATCCCGGGTGACTGAGGTTCAGCAGATATTTGACTTCAGGCCAAGTGATGGTGGCTCTATGCATGGGAGCGGCTATGTCACCAACAAGCCCAGAGACGAGGTCAACGTTGGGACCCGAGGGCTGGATGAAAGGCCTCTGGGCCTTCAGAGTCGCCCCAATTTGCTAAGAGCTTCTAGCATGCCCATTACTGTACAACACCGAAAGGGCTCAGACTCCAGCAGCCCTGACCGGGTGGTTGTAACACCAGAGAATGGGTCGTCTGAGAATGTATTCCGTGCTTCACCGGACTTTGCAGAAAGGCGATCATTGCCCCAGGACCGCACCGGACTGCACCAACAAATCACAGTAGCATTGAAGCGGGTCAGAGAGCTGGAAGAACAGGTCAAAACCATCCCTGAACTGAAAGCCCAGATCTGCTCTctaagagaggagagagaaagactggtACTGGAGCTCCAGGCTCAGGCTCGGGCTCAGGCTCGAGCTCAGGCTCAGGCACAAGATTCCTCGATTTCGACCACAAACCCAAGGGCTGATACTGAAACAAGGCTAGAAGACGACCGGTCTTCAAAAGGCTTGGCTGTCATTGATCAACCCAAGGCAAGTGTAGAGGCCTCAAGCAGAACTCCAGTAGAGGTGAGTGAAGGTTTAAGTAAGAGCACAGGGTCACAGATTGACAGGAAATCACAATCTGGTAATTTAGAACAGGGAGAGGCAGGAGATGTCCAGAGGTGTAAAACACAGCCATCAGAAAAATCGGAACAAGTAAGCGTAGAGCCCACCCGGAATAAATCACTCCAAGACCTCACATCGCAGAGATTACCCTCACCTCAACGGGCTATAAAAGATGCTGAGGATGGTGTTCCAGGTGGCCAATTACCGAAGCAAGAGGAGCTCAAGGGTCAGCCAATCAGTAGTGATGCCGAACTAACTAGTCTCCAGCAACTACAGCACAAGCTAACAATGTTGGACGCTAAACTATCCCAAGCTAGCCAAGAGTTGGAGAGAACCCAAGGCCTTCTAAAGGAACAAATTGAAGATAACAAGCAGAAAGACGTGAGGATCCTACAACTGAGCGAGGGGGTGCGAGTAGAGGTGTGCACTACACAGCCACGAAGCACGGCAAGGAGAGTGAGTGTGGACAGAGCAACAGTGATGGAGAGAGTGGGCTTTGCCAACCAGGAAACCGAGACTGAGTGTCCCGGTACTGTGGATCAGGGAACAGACACGGACAGAATCTGTATTGAGGTTTGTATACCTAGAATCCTGGTTGGAAGTCTACATCAACAAGCAGAGATTGAAATAGTTGACAACGAAGCAGAAACGTTGCCTCcagcgagacagagagccaaTAGCGTAGACCGGGGTACCGAAACCGAGCGGATTGGCACTCAGGACCAAACGACAGAAACGCCCACGGCCGATAGGGTGAATCAAGTCACAGAGACAGTCGAAGGGCCGTCGATCAATCATCCAATGAGGCCAAGGGCCAGTAGTGTTGACCGGGGGACATTGACGGAGAGGGTGGGCACAGTAGACCGAGTGACGGAGACGGTGGCAGCACCGAGGACAGATcagcagacagagacagaaacacaaagagacagaagGCAGAATGGCAATCCGGTGAGAAATATGGAGGTACAAGCAATAGTACTCAGAGATGTTGTAGTCATTGAAAGTGAAGAGAGTGGAAACAAAGGAATAACTGCTCAAGAAAGTGTGGCCACAGACAATTTTATCTCAGAGAGTGTCTCAGCAGTTACAGAGAGTATAGCAAGCGTAATTCCAGATGACGAGACCAAAGATGGACAGACCTGTGACTCTACAGCAACTGAAGTCAACAAAGACACAAAACTCAGTCTCACACTACATACTGATTTAGAAACTAGAGAAGTGACAAGTAGCATGGTAAAAGCTGTTAGGGAAGATGAAGATAAAGATGCTTTGAAGACTTTAGAACAGATGGAAACGGCAACAGACAAGCTCATCATAGGTGTTACAACCATGGTCACTGAATGCACCAGTGTAGTTGTCATAGACGATTCTTCTGTTAGTACAGTCATTCCATTGAGACCTCAGAGAGGCCGGACACCTACAACCGAGCAGTCTTCCCTACTTCAGCTTCAAGCTCCGCCTGTACGTCCACAGAGAGGATCCAGTGAAATCCTACCTCAGCAAGCTACGCCTCAACCCATCCCCCTTCCTGCCAAATCTCAGGTCGAGGAAAAGGCCTTGGTACCAGTTCAGACTAAAGCCTCCCCTCAGCCTGTTATAGCAACATCTAGTGAGAACCAAAACCTCTCAAAAACATCTTCCGAACAGCAGTCTTCCCCTCAGATCCAGGCTCAGCCTCCGGCCGAGGTCCAGCCCCAACCACGCAAGCCCTCTCTGGCATCGAATGACCGACAGCCTCAACCAAAGCTTCGAGCCCAGAAAAAGCCCCCTTCCCCGGGGTCGAGTGACACCCCAAACCCACCCCAATCCCAGACTTCTGTGTCTCGGAGAGACTCCAAGGAGCCTCAGCCTTCGCGCCGGCGATCCACTGAGACCTCTCAAACCCAGTCTCAGACCTACCCCGCTCGCCGGGGGTTGAGTGAGGCCCAACAAGGCCAGCCGTCAGGCCCGCGGCGGGGCTCCGGTGAGAAGGAACCATTTCGAAGAAGCTCTGGCGAGACACCGACTGTTCGAAGAGGTTCCAGCGAGGCTGCCCAGCGCCGCGGCTCAACCGAGGCCCAGGCCTTGCGTCGTGAGACCGGCGATGCCCAGTCCTCACGCAGAGGCTCGGGTGAGTCTCCCACCTCCCCGGCGGCCCTTGGCCAGGTAGTGACCAGGCTGACGGGGCTCCTTGGCGAGCAGTGGGCCCAGCTGGGCAGTGGCGGGTCTGGAGCTCAACCAGCTGCACCCAGCCAGCAGGAAGGGCAAAGCACGCAGAAGCTAAGCACAGGGAAAAGAGCCGTTCCTGCAAAGGGAGTGCCAGCCAAGCCTGCGGGGAAAGCAGCCTCTGCACCAGCAGTGGCGGTGGCAGTGGGGAAGCCCATTGGGAAAGCGGGCCCATCCAAGATGAGTTCTATTCAGAGTCAACTGGTCAGCTCTCTCAGCGTCCTCTCTGCCTTCTACTCCCCAGCGCAGAAAGCTGCTGCCGCCAAAAAACAGCAGGAACAAGGTACTTTCCCCAGAGTCGTAAAACCAGCTACATTTCCTTCTTTACGCTTTCCTTCCACACATGATTGCATACACCTAAGTGCGTCAGCAGGATTTTGAGTGTGGGGGGGACATATTTTGGCGGGCGTCTGGGCGTCCTCCCCCAGAACCCTTTGAAAGAAGTAGATGCAATTTCCcacattctggtgcattttacCATGTTTTTAGATTTAAAATGATCTCCCTGGTCtatgggaaacactgaatgTTAGCATAAGGTTCTTTGTGACTTTGACTATTGCTAATGCTATAGCCAGAGAATATCTCATAAGGGTGCGAACATTCTTATCAGAAAAGCTGGCTGTGTTCGGCCATGGAAGAAACCAATTTAGCTGTTTGGCCACTAAAGGGAAATTGTGGATAACTCTAACTTACCTTCCCTGTCCATCTCGTCTGTGGAACAGTCAATGTTGGAGACCAGCCTAGGCTCAAAGTTTTCCTGTTATGCTAGGCAACGTGTGATTGTTTTGATTAAATTAACAATTTAACAATCTAACATGACCTGCCACTAAAATATAGGCTTAATATCTGACCAGAAAGAAAGCCTTTCCAGCTGAAGCTGGACATTTTGACAATTACTGTGAAGCTGAAGTTTGTCGCTGTCGTTGATCCGACTCTCAGCATAGGCTTGCTTCTGTGCATGTTTTGAATATGCGTGCGTGATGCGGCTTTGTGTGTTAGGAAACCAGGAAAACGCGTAGTAGATTACTATTGATATGGGTATTCCCCCTACTGATAAAGTTGACCAGATTTGATTGTTAAGCAATGGAAAGAACACTTGACTAGTAGACCAGTCATGCACTCAATTTTTTGATGGCAAATGTGGGGGAGACTTTTTAAGGTGAGGGGgacgtgacccccccccccactccctttaTATTGAGGCGACGCCCATGCACACCGCAAGAACcactgtttatctgtgtgttaaTCTACATAGCTTCCTCACTTTCAGATTCATTAAAATAACCCTCTTCACCGTGGAATATAATTATTCATACCCTTTTATGAGCATCCTCTTTATGGTTAATAGGGTCATGTCTCATCCGCTTTTGATTTTCTCCTTGCGGTCTGAAAATGGATTAATATGGAAATGTCTCTGTTAACATGAATATTAATCCTGCCATCCGGGgttgttatttatatatatatatactcatgTCTTCAATGactgtaatataatatatgagtGTAATATATCTAACAGGGCAAGTTTGACGAAGTTGCCCCTGATCAGCATATAGACCGGTCAGTGTCAATGTCTGCACAGACATTGACAGTGTCTATAGCAAATTTGTGATTTGAGGTTTGTTTTAATGAAGGTAAAAAAGCGTAATAGCTATAATCAGATGTTAGACAAATCGCTTTCTAGCTTAATTTAGTACGCTCACTGAGTGGAGCTGAACTTGCTTATATCttgtaaaaagtaaaaaataaagacgTTCCTTATTCAAGGCACGTTTATACATGCATGATGCAACAGAGTGAAATAATCCCGGTGAAAACATGAAGAGCTTACTCCCAATCAGTCATCTTTGTGTGAAGAAAATAAACCATGAAGTAAAGAGCATTTTGTAGGTGAAGTAATGTGCGGCTTTTATAAAATTTTCCCTTACCACTATTTGACCAACACATTAAGACCGCCCTGGAGGCTACAGACTGACAACAAGATCACAGCGCATCCGCTATAGTCAATCTAGAGGATGTTagttttattaaaacaacacTAATGTTCCTTTTTTATAAAGGATATCATGTAGAGGAAATGTTTCCCTTGTCTTGTTCCCAGAGTTACTTCCCTCCTCAATTAGCCCACAGTATGCAGTCCAGAGAGGGGACCCAAAACCCAGATCTATTCTGGCTTCCATTCTCAAGTCTTTATTTATGAACGAACATGAACGTTCACACGTCTGTTTTAGCAGAGAAAAGTGGCTGTATGGCAATAGACCTGACTGATTGCCAGGACTTGAAATGGAAAAACAACTGTCCTGATGGCAAGAATACATGGCCTGCAATTGGAAGGCCTCCAAGAACACattagatttatatatatttattcccTGTAGTTAGCCACACAGGcttgcagacacacatgcatggacacacacacacacacactcacacacacacactcatgcacacacacacagacacacacacgcccacacaaacattcgccatgcactcacacacagttgGTATGCCTTGGTACTTTCTTTGACAACTCTTACTACTAAAATATACTAAAATATAGAATGTCTTTGCCGTAATAGTTATTTCATGTTCAGAGTTTTTCTGGGCTGAAAATAACGTCTGCTTTAACATGTGTgtaggagcccccccccccacacacacacacacgcacacacacacacacacacacacacacacacacacacacacacacacacacacacacacacacacacacagtaatatgCAAGTTTTCtgttaatgtattatttaagCTGTTTCCATATGGTTGCTTTCAGACTCTGAGACTTGAGAATGGGACGTCTGGTTAACATTAGCATTCAGAGAACACTGTTTTAATGTTACACTGAAAACAAAAGCTCCCTGGAATCCTGGACTTCTACTGTCAAGATCAAATTAATTATCATCCGGAACATTCTCAATGTGTATTTTACGGACCTTTCTATCTATTAAGAGTAGATAGACAGATTtactaaaagaaagaaaaaagaggtAAAGCGTAATGGTTCCGATCTCGTTCCCTCTCTAAAAGAGAAGGCCGCTGCAGAGCTCTGGATCACAGCTAAAATGGAATGCATTTAGAGAACATAACAAAGTGTTTCTCATAACCCGTTCAGCTATGTACGGTGACAACTGTGTTGCCATAGAAAAGGCGACAAATCATAGAGGAGGAGACTAGAAAGACCCTCAATATATACCTGGCCAGAGACTGACAGAGCCATTTTTCTAATTTGTCAATGCAACGTTGGTTCAAAAAAAGCTTGATTAGTGATTTATGTGAAGCAGTAACCAGCAgacaatgtgtatgtgtatcaaaaaaaaaattctactagaataattgtatcttgcactatttagatcattttcagccttgatttacctttctaggcacatgcaatttctaatattttgaacatggacaagattgcttataaaatatttcccagtgatcttcataatattctaaacacatgcacatcccaacATTGACATGCAGTTGCAATGCACATATCTACAGATAAggactagtttttattatttgacACTGTGGCAAAATTCTACGCACGCTATTCCCGCGGTCTCATAaaaggcctctccatcccaaagtCCCGGGCCAAATTCTTTTCCCAGTCCATCCCTGGGTATgatcaacctggtctcacagaaATCCGGGATATGGCCACTGACGCTTAGCTCAAAATCTGTGGAAtcctcacggaaacacgccaatttccGTGATATGCCCATGGAAATTTCTCCAATGCAACTTAATGACTttcatattccgtggcacacacaaaGATCCCCGTCTCAACGAAGgagtcaacctggtctcacaggggTCTGTGAAatgaccatatatatatatatatatattagtgctgtcaagcgattaaaatatttaatcgtgattaatcgcattaatgtcatagttaactcgcgaataatgacgattaatcgcaaaaagATGTCTTTGCTGaatatcccttgatttatttgtcccattaatttttctcatgttaatgctcttatcaacatggagaagtgcatcggcttgccttgtgcaaatgtttttttattgataacaacattggcatatactgatcaaaacaggacgatacaaacaAAAAGCCtctagtgcaattaaacgatggacatacaaacatacagccttgaacatagcagccaggctactgcttctttgttttgagccaaagaattattatttttaaataaattgcgttaatcgcgcgataaaaaaattaacgccgttaaaattggtttgcgttaacgccgttactaacgcgtttaactgacagcactaatatatatatgaatggaATTCATATTGACagtatggcactatatccctattctcgcccatgcacccatcttgaatttaatagaacATTTTCGTTGCTCCGAGGTGGTCTGGTGGACtctctatataatataaataaatatatataaatgtgtatgtgtatttgtatgccacggaatatgagtaTCATTAACTTACATTGGAGCAAAATCCGTGGCCATGTCACGGAAATTGCCTTGTTTCTGTTAGGATTCcacagattttgagttaagcgtccgtggtcattcacacacacacgcacgcccgcattcattcattctttttaacactcactcgcggtaaaacaatgttttctcacgatcaaaaactcatcaatcctaaaagttatgggcttgtacacaatgtctgtgtcaagaaaatatgtgtttgctgtacggtgttgatgcagatgcattgatttaatacTTATACACTAATACTTACCCACTTAtcaccgctgtatcagctgttttttcccaaataatttcccaagaatgtgtggctaggtagatgagagaagcaaagtgtatgcacgaggtgcacaagcaacattatgcatgcgcccttaaaatagcttCTGAACaatgcgccactgactttaaaccaggtatttcctggtttgtggcgcaattgttttctgaaactgcaataTAGCACCAGGGaaagtttgcgccagaacacgcctcctcctttagTCGAagcgccccttggggcgcaagatcattccctaatttaccgacgcgtggcagaggagggaaaagaacgctctgcgccagttgcaaactagcaacgtcACAAGTGTAGAAAGTCAGTTGCGCTGGATTCAAGATAGGGCCCTAGATATCCTTGCACTATCATGGACTTTGACTGCTTTCATTTCTGCCACTGCCTCAATTTGCTATCATTTGGTCTACCTGACTAATGCCTGCAGTCTTGTTGAATGCAATCAGCGATATTATGTTTTCATCAAGTCTATCATCCAGGAGCTGTGATTCAAATATTAAGTTTAGCTGGTACCAATTTCCGAACACCTTGATTTATCAAAGTAAAGTTATACTTCTTTATTCACAAAACCTTAAAGTGTGACTCATTTAATGTGTGTTAAATGGACTTGCTGACGCTGACACctgcaaatatatattttatatatatatatatatacacatatatatatttatttaattttatatatatatatatatatatatatatatatatatatacggccTTACCACCATagacacgcccgatctcgtctgatctcggaagctgaGCATGGTcaggcctggttagtacttggatgggagaccgcctcggaataccaggtgctgtaagtggtgtCGGTTGGTGGCCAATAGGTAGCACTCTTGGTTATTCCTCTGGGCTTAACATCAATCCTCAAACTTTCAGGGAGCTTCAAATAATGTGTGCACAGGTCTTTAAAAGATGCAGCCATGCCATAACCATAGAAATTGGGCGCCTATGCACCCTGTAGCTATAGATGTGTGGATGGCTGCAGTGTTGTGCAGACATCCACACATATACAGCCAAACCTATCCCCATCGTAATTATGTGAGCAAAGATCAATATGGCAGGTGTAACTGTATCACTGCCATCCTTTTTTCATCAGGAAAATATGTCTACTTTGATCACACACCTGCCTTATTCCTGAAAAAAGAGACTgtcgcacaaatacacatatacacCACAAGGCAACCTAATGATCACATCACagcctaactctctctctctctctctctctctctttttctgccTCTCTGCCAGGGCTCAAATCCATTATGAAGAAGAACGGTGCAACGGCCAAACGGAGCAGTGGGGGAGCCAAGAAAAACCTGAAATTTGTTGGGGTGAACGGAGGGTAAAGTCCTCTATTTTTAATGAGCTCCTAATGTCAATATAATatatggattgtgtgtgtgtgtgtgtgtgtgtgtgtgtgtgtgtgtgtgtgtgtgtgtgtgtgtgtgtgtgtgtgtgtgtgtgtgtgtgtgtgtgtgtgtgcatgtactttCTGGCTACTCTTGaaatcatttttttaaatgaagacACAGTTTAATGTCCTGCCATTTAATTGCATTCATATCTGAAGATAATCACCCTATTGCTATGAACTAGCTAGCATTGTCTTTAGCATGGCCTGATATTAAAATCTATTTAGAATAGCCTGATATTAACTAGCATGTCTGCTATGAACTAGCAGGTCTTTTGTCTGAACTATTAACATGTCTTTTATATGGAATGCTATGAACTATGATCTCTTTAGTATGGACGGCTATGCACTACCATGTCTCCAGTACGGACTGCTATGAGC
It includes:
- the kank4 gene encoding KN motif and ankyrin repeat domain-containing protein 4: MMDKKSANGFSSKAGEGVPRKQLPYSVETPYGFHLDLDFLKYVDDIEKGNTIKRVHIHRRIKGPKFSTLPRNFSLPGHGVRPAPKDKDTWTATSTLGPKPKSRVTEVQQIFDFRPSDGGSMHGSGYVTNKPRDEVNVGTRGLDERPLGLQSRPNLLRASSMPITVQHRKGSDSSSPDRVVVTPENGSSENVFRASPDFAERRSLPQDRTGLHQQITVALKRVRELEEQVKTIPELKAQICSLREERERLVLELQAQARAQARAQAQAQDSSISTTNPRADTETRLEDDRSSKGLAVIDQPKASVEASSRTPVEVSEGLSKSTGSQIDRKSQSGNLEQGEAGDVQRCKTQPSEKSEQVSVEPTRNKSLQDLTSQRLPSPQRAIKDAEDGVPGGQLPKQEELKGQPISSDAELTSLQQLQHKLTMLDAKLSQASQELERTQGLLKEQIEDNKQKDVRILQLSEGVRVEVCTTQPRSTARRVSVDRATVMERVGFANQETETECPGTVDQGTDTDRICIEVCIPRILVGSLHQQAEIEIVDNEAETLPPARQRANSVDRGTETERIGTQDQTTETPTADRVNQVTETVEGPSINHPMRPRASSVDRGTLTERVGTVDRVTETVAAPRTDQQTETETQRDRRQNGNPVRNMEVQAIVLRDVVVIESEESGNKGITAQESVATDNFISESVSAVTESIASVIPDDETKDGQTCDSTATEVNKDTKLSLTLHTDLETREVTSSMVKAVREDEDKDALKTLEQMETATDKLIIGVTTMVTECTSVVVIDDSSVSTVIPLRPQRGRTPTTEQSSLLQLQAPPVRPQRGSSEILPQQATPQPIPLPAKSQVEEKALVPVQTKASPQPVIATSSENQNLSKTSSEQQSSPQIQAQPPAEVQPQPRKPSLASNDRQPQPKLRAQKKPPSPGSSDTPNPPQSQTSVSRRDSKEPQPSRRRSTETSQTQSQTYPARRGLSEAQQGQPSGPRRGSGEKEPFRRSSGETPTVRRGSSEAAQRRGSTEAQALRRETGDAQSSRRGSGESPTSPAALGQVVTRLTGLLGEQWAQLGSGGSGAQPAAPSQQEGQSTQKLSTGKRAVPAKGVPAKPAGKAASAPAVAVAVGKPIGKAGPSKMSSIQSQLVSSLSVLSAFYSPAQKAAAAKKQQEQGLKSIMKKNGATAKRSSGGAKKNLKFVGVNGGYESTSSEESSADEKTMRKKKESEEVGEEKEEEKQSSAVPDAQQEDKLTPTAEQEVDVAKQEGAQAQAVGEGAMAALEVGLLEFQEEEQVAGGQVEQGFVDACIYVKDRMGEVSSPDKEMRQVLLVLYQEWFRVSSQRSSEADMVRLYLRQVSRTTPTLLPYVVNLTDGNGNTALHYSVSHSNFPVVRLLLDTGLCETDNVNKAGYTAVMLAALTATDRHDDLEVVLQLLRQGQVDARSSQAGQTALMLAVSHGRVAMVKLLLSCGADVNSQDRDGSTALMCACEHGHVHIARLLLETGRCDSSLVDKDGQTAMTVATAAPHQDVVDLLKSHAETGIFNSTSSSSYSSISAPARPLS